One genomic region from Vitis riparia cultivar Riparia Gloire de Montpellier isolate 1030 chromosome 17, EGFV_Vit.rip_1.0, whole genome shotgun sequence encodes:
- the LOC117904138 gene encoding UDP-glycosyltransferase 89B2-like: protein MTALDSGAGAHVLVFPFPSQGHMIPLLDLTHQLATRGLSITVLVTPQNLSLLNPLLSKHQSIRTLVLPFPPHPSIPAGVENSKDLSGKYFGAMLITLGELYNPIVDWFRTHPSPPVAIISDMFLGWTQQLACELGIHRVVFSPSGAMSLSAMYSLWRDLPKIEDPTNLKATICFSKMPNSPVLAWWQVSGLYRRYIERAPFSEFTKDIFRGNIASWGLVINSFTELEREYLDYLANELGHDRVWDVGPLHFLDGEKSGLMDRGGPSSVSADDILTWLDTCGDNTVVYACFGSQAVLNNRQMEGLALGLEKSGARIKLSFQPSFTLHSRSCFSSPLYFDNCFSKNSN, encoded by the coding sequence ATGACCGCCCTCGACTCTGGCGCCGGCGCTCACGTACTGGTGTTTCCATTCCCTTCACAAGGCCACATGATACCTCTCCTGGACCTCACCCATCAACTCGCCACCCGCGGGTTATCCATCACCGTCCTCGTCACCCCACAAAACCTCTCTCTCCTTAACCCTCTTCTCTCTAAACACCAATCCATCAGAACCCTAGTCTTGCCTTTTCCGCCGCACCCTTCGATTCCCGCCGGCGTGGAGAACTCCAAAGACCTGTCGGGCAAGTACTTCGGTGCTATGCTAATCACCCTAGGCGAACTCTACAATCCTATCGTCGATTGGTTCAGAACCCACCCTTCTCCTCCGGTGGCCATTATCTCCGATATGTTCCTTGGATGGACCCAGCAGCTTGCATGCGAGCTCGGCATTCACCGCGTCGTGTTCTCTCCCTCTGGCGCTATGTCGCTGTCCGCTATGTATAGCTTGTGGAGGGACCTACCAAAAATTGAAGACCCCACCAATCTAAAGGCTACCATTTGCTTTTCAAAAATGCCAAATTCGCCGGTTTTGGCCTGGTGGCAAGTCTCTGGTTTATATCGTAGATATATTGAAAGAGCGCCATTTTCAGAATTCACCAAAGATATATTTCGGGGCAATATAGCGAGTTGGGGGCTGGTGATTAACTCGTTCACTGAGTTGGAACGAGAGTATTTGGATTATCTGGCGAATGAGTTGGGCCACGATAGAGTTTGGGATGTTGGGCCGTTACATTTTCTTGATGGAGAAAAATCTGGGCTAATGGATAGGGGCGGGCCCAGTTCGGTTTCGGCTGACGACATACTGACGTGGCTGGACACGTGCGGAGATAACACGGTGGTCTACGCGTGCTTCGGAAGCCAAGCGGTGTTGAATAACAGGCAAATGGAGGGCCTGGCACTAGGCTTGGAGAAGAGCGGGGCCAGGATAAAACTTTCCTTCCAACCGTCTTTCACCCTTCACAGTCGTTCTTGCTTTTCATCACCTCTTTactttgacaattgtttttccaaaaattcaaattag
- the LOC117904591 gene encoding UDP-glycosyltransferase 89B2-like: MLTTAAAHVLLYPFYSSGHIIPILDLATKLLSRGLEVTVLVTPSNLPLLDSLLSKYPSSFQSLVLPLPESGLVSANNLLFKLRAMIGLSDDIIQWFHSHPNPPVAIVSDFFLGWTHKIACQLGVSHIVFSPSGVLGLSVGYAVWRDRPKNDEPENHDFMVSFPSIPNSPSYPWWQISVLYRNLEDGDPDKEFFRNGMLDNIASWGLVVNTFTELERVYIEAMKKLMGHNRVWAVGPLLPAPEDDNAKRGGSSAVPSHKVLSWLDQCENDSVVYICFGSRTSLPNQQMVVLAAALEASGVNFIWCVRQQGKGDVASESGVIPEGFEDRVGNRGFVIRGWAPQVQILRHRAVGAFLTHCGWNSTLEGLAAGLVMLTWPMGADQYTNANLLVNEVGVGIRVAEETRRVPDSTELARILSEAVDGSRPEKVRAMELRDAALSAANGGSSDRDLDDLVERLKELKCEKGTNGHVQGHPISGSTVH, from the coding sequence ATGTTGACCACCGCCGCTGCTCACGTCCTCCTCTACCCTTTTTATAGTTCAGGCCATATCATCCCCATCCTCGACCTCGCCACTAAATTACTCAGCCGCGGCCTAGAAGTCACCGTTTTGGTTACACCCTCAAATCTCCCCTTACTCGATTCCCTCCTCTCCAAGTACCCTTCTTCTTTTCAAAGCCTGGTTCTTCCCCTACCGGAATCAGGTCTTGTGTCAGCCAACAATCTCCTGTTTAAGTTGCGGGCCATGATTGGATTATCTGATGACATCATCCAGTGGTTCCACTCCCACCCTAATCCGCCTGTGGCCATCGTATCTGATTTTTTCTTGGGTTGGACGCACAAAATTGCCTGCCAGCTGGGCGTGTCACATATTGTCTTCTCCCCATCCGGCGTCTTGGGTCTCTCTGTTGGTTATGCCGTGTGGCGCGACCGACCCAAGAATGATGAACCCGAGAACCACGATTTCATGGTTTCCTTTCCTAGCATTCCCAATTCCCCAAGTTACCCATGGTGGCAGATCTCTGTGCTGTATCGCAATCTTGAGGATGGAGACCCAGATAAGGAATTTTTCAGGAATGGCATGTTGGACAACATAGCGAGTTGGGGTCTGGTCGTCAACACGTTCACTGAGTTGGAACGAGTTTACATCGAGGCTATGAAGAAACTCATGGGTCACAACCGGGTCTGGGCAGTGGGTCCCTTACTGCCGGCACCTGAGGATGATAATGCAAAACGGGGTGGGTCCAGCGCGGTGCCATCTCATAAGGTGCTATCGTGGCTTGATCAGTGCGAAAATGATTCTGTTGTTTATATATGCTTTGGGAGTCGTACTAGTCTTCCAAATCAGCAAATGGTTGTGTTGGCTGCTGCGTTGGAGGCAAGCGGAGTCAATTTTATCTGGTGTGTGAGACAACAGGGAAAAGGGGACGTGGCAAGCGAAAGCGGCGTGATCCCAGAGGGGTTCGAAGATCGTGTGGGCAACAGAGGTTTTGTGATAAGGGGGTGGGCCCCGCAGGTGCAGATACTGAGGCACCGAGCCGTGGGTGCATTCTTGACTCACTGCGGCTGGAATTCCACCCTGGAGGGGCTGGCCGCCGGCTTGGTGATGCTGACGTGGCCAATGGGCGCTGACCAATACACCAATGCTAACTTGTTGGTTAATGAGGTAGGAGTAGGGATCCGAGTTGCTGAGGAGACTCGGAGAGTTCCCGATTCAACTGAGTTGGCTCGGATATTATCAGAGGCAGTGGATGGAAGCAGGCCGGAGAAGGTTCGAGCCATGGAACTACGCGACGCAGCCTTGAGCGCAGCCAATGGAGGCAGCTCTGATAGAGATTTAGACGACTTGGTGGAGCGACTCAAGGAGCTGAAATGTGAAAAGGGCACCAATGGACATGTGCAGGGGCATCCTATTTCTGGGTCCACCGTCCACTAG
- the LOC117904592 gene encoding LOW QUALITY PROTEIN: UDP-glycosyltransferase 89B2-like (The sequence of the model RefSeq protein was modified relative to this genomic sequence to represent the inferred CDS: inserted 1 base in 1 codon), which yields MLTTAAAHVLLYPFSLSGHIIPILDLATKLLSRGLEVTVLVTPSNLPLLDSLLSKYPSSFQSLVLPLPESGLVSANNLLFNLRAMTGLSDDIIQWFHSHPNPPVAIVSDFFLGWTHKIACQLGVSHIVFSPSGVLGLSVGSAVWRDRPKNDEPENHDFMVSFPSIPNSPSYPWWQISELYRNREDGDPNNEFFRNCMLDNIASWGLVVNTFTELERVYIEAMKKLMGHNRVWAVGPLLPAPEDDDAKRGGSSAVPSHKVLSWLDQCQNDSVVYICFGSRTSLPNQQMVVLAAALEASGVNFIWCVRQQGKGDVARESGVIPEGFEDRVGKRGFVIRGWAPQVRILRHRAVGAFLTHCGWNSTLEGXAAGLVMLTWPMGADQYTNANLLVNEVGVGIRVAEETRRVPDSTELARILSEAVDGNRPEKVRAMELRDAALSAANGGSSDRDLDDLVERLKELKCEKGTNGHVQGHPISGSTVH from the exons ATGTTGACCACAGCCGCTGCTCACGTCCTCCTCTACCCTTTTTCTCTTTCAGGCCACATCATCCCCATCCTCGACCTCGCCACTAAATTACTCAGCCGCGGCCTAGAAGTCACCGTTTTGGTTACACCCTCAAATCTCCCCTTACTCGATTCCCTCCTCTCCAAGTACCCTTCTTCTTTTCAAAGCCTGGTTCTTCCCCTACCGGAATCAGGTCTTGTGTCAGCCAACAATCTCCTGTTTAATTTGCGGGCCATGACTGGATTATCTGATGACATCATCCAATGGTTCCACTCCCACCCTAATCCGCCTGTGGCCATCGTATCTGATTTTTTCTTGGGTTGGACGCACAAAATTGCCTGCCAGCTGGGCGTGTCACATATTGTCTTCTCCCCATCCGGCGTCTTGGGTCTCTCTGTTGGTTCTGCCGTGTGGCGCGACCGACCCAAGAATGATGAACCCGAGAACCACGATTTCATGGTTTCCTTTCCTAGCATTCCCAATTCCCCAAGTTACCCATGGTGGCAGATCTCTGAGCTGTATCGTAATCGTGAGGATGGAGACccaaataatgaatttttcagGAATTGCATGTTGGACAACATAGCGAGTTGGGGTCTCGTCGTCAACACGTTCACTGAGTTGGAACGAGTTTACATCGAGGCTATGAAGAAACTCATGGGTCACAACCGGGTCTGGGCAGTGGGTCCCTTACTGCCGGCACCTGAGGATGATGATGCAAAACGGGGTGGGTCCAGCGCGGTGCCATCTCATAAGGTGCTATCGTGGCTTGATCAGTGCCAAAACGATTCTGTTGTTTATATATGCTTTGGGAGTCGTACTAGTCTTCCAAATCAGCAAATGGTTGTGTTGGCTGCTGCATTGGAGGCAAGCGGAGTTAATTTTATCTGGTGTGTGAGACAACAGGGAAAAGGGGACGTGGCAAGAGAGAGCGGCGTGATCCCAGAGGGGTTCGAAGATCGTGTGGGCAAAAGAGGTTTTGTGATAAGGGGGTGGGCCCCGCAGGTGCGGATACTGAGGCACCGAGCCGTGGGTGCATTCTTGACTCACTGCGGCTGGAATTCCACCCTGGAGG TGGCCGCCGGCTTGGTGATGCTGACGTGGCCAATGGGCGCTGACCAATACACCAATGCTAACTTGTTGGTTAATGAGGTAGGAGTAGGGATCCGAGTTGCTGAGGAGACTCGGAGAGTTCCCGATTCAACTGAGTTGGCTCGGATATTATCAGAGGCAGTGGATGGAAACAGGCCGGAGAAGGTTCGAGCCATGGAACTACGCGACGCAGCCTTGAGCGCAGCCAATGGAGGCAGCTCTGATAGAGATTTAGACGACTTGGTGGAACGACTCAAGGAGCTGAAATGTGAAAAGGGCACCAATGGACATGTGCAGGGGCATCCTATTTCTGGGTCCACCGTCCACTAA
- the LOC117904593 gene encoding uncharacterized protein LOC117904593: MVSIRFTSFLLGLLLLLIAVRDSTADSHQALKKMPVAEVNPPPETGMSMTLNKEIFGNGVLAAEVKNTRPGGRKMMLTRALGKEMVEGEGGYGEASQISGAAHFVGNCNHKRRGMLNVEGKFSNRSSHAAVKVKMGGFIAFNADYHVPRAHPPKNN; this comes from the exons ATGGTGTCCATAAGGTTTACTAGCTTTTTACTTGGACTTTTGCTCTTGTTGATAGCTGTAAGGGACTCTACTGCAGATTCCCATCAAG CTTTAAAGAAAATGCCGGTTGCGGAAGTAAATCCACCTCCGGAAACAGGGATGTCAATGACCCTTAATAAG GAAATTTTTGGTAATGGTGTTCTTGCTGCTGAAGTTAAAAACACAAGGCCTGGAGGAAGGAAAATGATGTTAACGAGGGCCTTGGGGAAAGAAATGGTGGAAGGAGAAGGTGGATATGGGGAAGCTTCACAAATTTCAGGTGCAGCCCATTTTGTTGGAAACTGTAATCATAAAAGAAGGGGAATGTTGAATGTAGAAGGTAAATTCAGTAATAGAAGTTCTCATGCTGCAGTGAAGGTCAAAATGGGTGGTTTTATAGCTTTCAATGCTGATTATCATGTGCCAAGAGCTCACCCACCTAAGAATAACTGA